One stretch of Nitrospirota bacterium DNA includes these proteins:
- a CDS encoding GspH/FimT family pseudopilin — MANTRGVTLTELIIVIAIVGILVVALGFSFQDWIGKYKVEAQTKQIYSDLMNARARAMQFNRIYYVQSVGARSYSLIEDANDNSVNDDAAIAGFPKPNFEYDITWGVVAMPITFDKRGNITNTGTISIASTFSPDYDCIFIEQTRINMGQLSGGNCVAK; from the coding sequence ATGGCTAATACAAGAGGCGTAACGCTGACAGAATTAATAATTGTTATTGCCATAGTCGGCATTCTTGTCGTTGCCCTTGGTTTTTCGTTTCAAGACTGGATAGGAAAGTATAAGGTTGAAGCGCAAACGAAACAGATATACTCTGACCTGATGAACGCAAGGGCCAGGGCAATGCAGTTTAACCGCATATATTATGTGCAGAGTGTAGGAGCTCGTTCTTATAGTCTAATTGAGGATGCAAATGACAACAGCGTTAATGATGACGCAGCCATTGCGGGGTTCCCAAAGCCAAATTTTGAATATGATATAACATGGGGCGTAGTAGCAATGCCCATTACCTTTGACAAGAGAGGCAACATAACAAATACTGGAACTATAAGCATAGCGAGCACTTTCAGCCCGGATTATGACTGCATTTTCATTGAACAAACACGAATAAATATGGGACAGTTGAGCGGAGGAAACTGTGTTGCAAAATAA
- a CDS encoding prepilin-type N-terminal cleavage/methylation domain-containing protein, with product MLQNKGVTLVEVMIALVVLLIVFMGLIQASLVSIDQNVRNEVRDEAVRIAAEYMTRTKATAFSAVTATGINCAAGPATWTAFPGTPTVARDFRNMPITYNIGRCVDDLDTENKRVGVVVTWPYKGENFTHTILSTLRSK from the coding sequence GTGTTGCAAAATAAAGGCGTAACTCTTGTTGAGGTGATGATTGCGCTTGTTGTGCTCCTTATCGTTTTTATGGGGCTTATACAGGCGTCATTGGTGAGCATTGACCAGAACGTGCGGAACGAGGTGAGGGATGAGGCTGTCAGGATAGCGGCAGAGTATATGACAAGGACGAAGGCTACTGCCTTCAGCGCTGTTACAGCAACGGGTATTAACTGTGCTGCAGGTCCAGCGACCTGGACTGCATTTCCGGGAACCCCTACAGTTGCAAGAGACTTCAGGAATATGCCGATAACATACAATATAGGCAGATGTGTCGATGATCTGGATACTGAAAACAAGAGAGTTGGTGTTGTGGTTACATGGCCTTATAAGGGCGAAAATTTTACGCATACGATTTTATCTACTCTGAGGTCTAAATGA
- a CDS encoding prepilin-type N-terminal cleavage/methylation domain-containing protein has product MIKKQDGFTLVELMITMVIFVLAIAAASNIFTAILTQFKQQSKIAETNIEGVVGFETLRYDVEQAGYGLPWDMNGATYAAEAVNDGMTVQNETLYNDAPNGIPRAVVSGDNVGMNGSDVLVIKATNASTAAAARRWTYVSNSGAANTFRTWAGVIDETWQGTDSIIVIKPVLGDRQRVLINNAGFSILLNALPSFGAGGAATAFEPLAGTDDTYIVYGIGDAVARMPFNRTDYYVRRPAGNAMPSQCAQNTGVLYKATVNHGDGNLTEFPLVDCVADFQVVFRLDMDEDGTIGTSANADGSTVSSSEGANVATVQATLADAALLRQRLKEIRIYIIAHEGQLDATYTSASTITMDDIGGIGAFKVFDFAALGISRNYRWKLYTLVVTPTNLR; this is encoded by the coding sequence ATGATAAAGAAACAGGATGGATTTACCTTAGTGGAGCTTATGATAACAATGGTAATCTTTGTGCTTGCCATTGCAGCAGCCTCCAACATATTCACAGCGATATTAACCCAGTTTAAACAGCAGAGCAAGATAGCAGAGACAAATATAGAGGGAGTCGTCGGTTTTGAAACTCTGAGATATGATGTTGAACAGGCAGGATACGGCCTGCCGTGGGATATGAATGGAGCCACATATGCAGCAGAGGCTGTAAATGATGGGATGACTGTTCAGAACGAGACCTTATATAATGACGCCCCCAATGGGATACCGAGGGCTGTTGTAAGTGGGGACAATGTTGGGATGAACGGTTCGGATGTGCTTGTTATTAAGGCGACAAATGCCTCTACTGCTGCTGCTGCGCGGAGATGGACGTATGTTTCAAATTCAGGAGCGGCGAACACATTCAGAACATGGGCTGGAGTCATAGACGAAACTTGGCAAGGCACAGACAGCATAATAGTTATTAAGCCGGTGTTAGGTGACAGGCAAAGAGTTCTGATTAATAATGCAGGCTTTTCTATATTACTTAATGCGCTGCCATCTTTTGGTGCTGGGGGGGCTGCCACTGCCTTTGAACCCTTAGCCGGCACTGATGATACATATATTGTCTATGGTATTGGTGACGCTGTTGCAAGAATGCCGTTTAACAGAACGGACTATTATGTCAGAAGACCTGCAGGGAATGCGATGCCTTCACAATGCGCTCAAAATACTGGGGTTCTCTACAAGGCTACTGTTAACCATGGTGATGGAAATTTAACTGAATTTCCTTTAGTTGACTGTGTGGCTGATTTTCAGGTGGTTTTTCGACTGGATATGGATGAGGATGGTACGATCGGGACATCTGCAAATGCTGACGGAAGTACTGTAAGCAGTTCTGAAGGCGCTAATGTTGCTACTGTTCAGGCTACACTTGCCGATGCAGCATTACTCAGACAACGATTAAAGGAGATAAGAATTTATATTATCGCGCATGAGGGGCAATTGGATGCTACATATACCTCTGCTTCAACGATAACAATGGACGATATAGGAGGCATCGGGGCGTTCAAGGTTTTTGATTTCGCGGCCCTGGGTATAAGCCGGAATTACAGATGGAAGTTATATACACTTGTGGTAACACCGACTAATTTGAGGTAG
- a CDS encoding Ig-like domain-containing protein, whose amino-acid sequence MPLRKFFCCAGLLILLSCSPEKPAELKTQKPQEAAAKGVSGEAETHAIVSDSSYSLSITPAQAYRGSTLSLIPIGFNLSDAKIEWLVNGNPVISEFPSQFKAAETKKGDTVQAKAMLKDREILSGIVKVKNTLPVISKVKIMPETFKAGDTLYVDVTGSDIDGDEVAILYEWTKNGEPAGKEKQIGVPIKRGDKISVKITPFDGEGYGKPFILNSEIRNLPPVIIEDKNSLKPHFDGNNFSYQVKAIDPDNDTLTYSLKTAPSGMTIEKTTGLIQWTVPQDFKGKVSVTFIVNDGHGGEALQSFAFELTTTR is encoded by the coding sequence ATGCCGCTAAGAAAATTTTTCTGTTGTGCGGGTTTATTGATATTGCTGTCATGCTCGCCTGAAAAACCGGCTGAATTAAAAACACAAAAGCCTCAAGAGGCAGCGGCAAAAGGCGTTTCAGGCGAAGCCGAAACTCACGCCATAGTCAGCGATTCCAGTTACTCATTGAGTATAACCCCTGCGCAGGCTTATCGCGGTTCAACTTTAAGCCTTATCCCGATTGGCTTTAACCTCTCTGACGCAAAAATAGAATGGCTGGTGAATGGAAACCCTGTTATTAGCGAGTTCCCCTCTCAATTTAAAGCGGCAGAGACAAAAAAAGGGGATACGGTTCAGGCAAAGGCAATGCTTAAGGACAGAGAGATTTTATCCGGCATTGTAAAAGTGAAAAATACTCTCCCTGTGATTAGCAAGGTAAAAATTATGCCGGAAACCTTTAAAGCAGGAGATACACTGTATGTTGATGTTACTGGAAGCGATATAGACGGCGATGAGGTGGCTATTCTTTATGAATGGACTAAGAATGGAGAACCGGCAGGCAAAGAGAAGCAGATAGGCGTTCCTATTAAAAGGGGTGATAAAATCTCAGTTAAGATAACTCCGTTTGACGGAGAAGGTTATGGGAAGCCTTTTATCTTGAACAGTGAGATACGTAATCTACCGCCTGTGATTATAGAAGATAAAAACTCATTAAAGCCCCATTTTGACGGAAATAATTTTTCTTATCAGGTTAAGGCGATAGATCCTGACAATGACACTCTTACTTATTCTCTTAAGACTGCACCTTCAGGCATGACTATTGAGAAAACAACAGGCTTGATTCAGTGGACTGTCCCGCAGGATTTCAAAGGGAAGGTATCTGTTACGTTTATCGTAAATGACGGCCACGGCGGAGAGGCGCTTCAGAGTTTTGCTTTTGAGCTGACTACAACAAGATAA